Genomic DNA from Selenomonadales bacterium:
TCAATAATCCGCCCGCCGTCCTATCACGCAACGACAGCCTGAGCGGACGCGTCCTCGCCTGCGGTCACGCCCTTATCGAAAACGCTCCGTCTAAACACGAAGACCTGTTCTGCCCACCGCTCGTATTCTCACACGTGACATCTCTCATCAGCGCACCGCTCATCTACGGCGATACCATCCTCGGTACACTTGAGATATACTCCGTCGACGGCAAACAGTTCACCACACGCGATCTGCTCTTACTCTCCGCACTCGCTCGCAATGCAGGCACCGCCATCGAAAACGCCCGCCTCTATGAGATGACCAAACTGCACCTCGAAGAAGAAAAGATCATCTCCGAACTTGCGCAGATCGGAGCGATGACGATAGACCCCGAATCTATCTTGTCAAACTCTGCCGACTGCATCTCTCGCGCCTTGTCTGCCACATGGTGTATCGGCGCACTCACGCACACCGCCTCGGAAACGTATCGGTTCATCAACACAGCCACATCCGACGCGATCACACTCTCTCACTATCCTCAACTCTCTTCAGCCCTCGCACAAGAAGAAGCCACTCTTCTTTCTCATGTCGATGACCTCCCCTTACCCGAATCTCATACCGCCAAACACATTCTCCTGCTCCCACTCAAAAACGACAACGAATCACTTGGATTCTTCCTCTGCGGACTAAATACGCCGACCTTCACGCGTTTTGCATTTACTAAACTGATGACCCGTCAAGTCGCCTTCGGTCTGGAAAAAGCGCATCTTTACAACCAAGTCAAATCCATGGCACTCTCCGACGGTCTTACAGGTCTTGCCAACCGCCGCAACTTCGACATGCTCCTCAAAACAGAACTGCGCCGATCCGCCTCCCTCAAACGCCATCTCAGTTTGATCATGCTCGACCTCGACAACTTCAAACGATACAACGACACCTACGGACATCTCACAGGCGACAAACTGCTTGCCCAAGTCGGCCAGATCCTTCATCACAACATCCGAAGTATCGACCTTGCTGCTCGTTACGGTGGTGAAGAATTCAGCATCATCTTACCCGAATGCAGCACCTCCGATGCCCTCACCATTGCCGAAAAACTACGCACCACCATCGAAACGAGCCACTTCCCTGACAGCCTCGGTACCTTTACCGCCTCCATCACAGCCAGCCTCGGCATCGCCACCTACGACCCCGCCATCACCGCACACGCACCCGACAGCGAAAAGATCATCTCGCTCGCCGACAAAGCACTCTATGAGGCCAAAGAAGCAGGACGCAATCGCATCGTGACCTCCACGAACCTCAATTAGCCCGACGATTTTAACCGTCGGGCTTTTTCTGCAAATAAATCTTTTTTTCCGAAAAGTAATACGCCTAATAATATTTATTTATAACATCATAAATAAGTTGGATTTGGTAATTGACAAATTATCCGTTCAAATCTATAATAAAGATGTTGGATAATGCGTATGTTTTTTGCTGCAACCGACAGCTCGTCATGTTGATTGTACGCACTAAAAAATACGGCTATTCACAAGAAAAGTTACATATTTCTTAGGAGGAGATACCAATGGCTAAACCTGTTAAAATTATGGAAACCGTTTTACGTGATGCTCATCAGTCCTTGTGTGCAACTCGTATGCGTATCGAAGACATGATCCCGATGTTGGAAACTCTCGACAATGCTGGCTTCTGGGCTTTGGAAGCTTG
This window encodes:
- a CDS encoding sensor domain-containing diguanylate cyclase, producing the protein AMTMYDCLLWLLFFITSFLIGMACFAHKNHHIDEMLCRYDRAASPAETPAPTPCQNLIELTFAKTGTLLSSQMNLADTLYASCDMVADILGCSASLLTLTEDDNDRLTVASSYGLNNPPAVLSRNDSLSGRVLACGHALIENAPSKHEDLFCPPLVFSHVTSLISAPLIYGDTILGTLEIYSVDGKQFTTRDLLLLSALARNAGTAIENARLYEMTKLHLEEEKIISELAQIGAMTIDPESILSNSADCISRALSATWCIGALTHTASETYRFINTATSDAITLSHYPQLSSALAQEEATLLSHVDDLPLPESHTAKHILLLPLKNDNESLGFFLCGLNTPTFTRFAFTKLMTRQVAFGLEKAHLYNQVKSMALSDGLTGLANRRNFDMLLKTELRRSASLKRHLSLIMLDLDNFKRYNDTYGHLTGDKLLAQVGQILHHNIRSIDLAARYGGEEFSIILPECSTSDALTIAEKLRTTIETSHFPDSLGTFTASITASLGIATYDPAITAHAPDSEKIISLADKALYEAKEAGRNRIVTSTNLN